A single window of Nicotiana sylvestris chromosome 5, ASM39365v2, whole genome shotgun sequence DNA harbors:
- the LOC104244828 gene encoding small ubiquitin-related modifier 1-like: MSQAEEDKKPSGDQVHINLKVKGQDGNEVFFRIKRSTQLKKLMNAYCDRQSVDFNSIAFLFDGRRLRGEQTPDELEMEDGDEIDAMLHQTGGTTL; the protein is encoded by the exons ATGTCGCAAGCAGAGGAAGACAAGAAGCCCAGCGGCGATCAAGTTCACATCAATCTTAAAGTCAAAGGCCAG GATGGGAATGAGGTCTTTTTCAGAATCAAAAGAAGCACTCAGCTAAAAAAACTGATGAATGCTTATTGTGACAGGCAGTCAGTTGATTTCAATTCAATTGCCTTCTTGTTTGATGGTCGTCGTCTTCGTGGGGAGCAGACTCCGGATgag CTGGAGATGGAAGATGGTGATGAAATTGATGCAATGTTGCATCAAACTGGAGGCACAACTCTCTGA